From one Oncorhynchus clarkii lewisi isolate Uvic-CL-2024 chromosome 6, UVic_Ocla_1.0, whole genome shotgun sequence genomic stretch:
- the LOC139410901 gene encoding AP2-associated protein kinase 1-like isoform X5, with the protein MKKFFDSRRELASSGPGSGAGGGGIGSSSSGGSFIGRVFTIGRYQVTVDETVAEGGFAIVFLVRTNQGVRCALKRMYVNNEHDLQVCELEIQIMRDLVGHRNIVGFLDSSITAVGAGDVWEVLILMDFCRGGQVVNLMNQRLQTGFTEPEVLQIFCDTCEAVARLHQCKTPIIHRDLKVENILLHDRGHYVLCDFGSATNRFQNPQTEGVPLVEEEIKKYTTLSYRAPEMINLYNGTVITTKADIWAMGCLLYKLCYFTLPFGESQVAICDGSFTIPDNSRYSPDMHCLIRYMLEPDPEKRPDIYQVSHFSFRLAGIECPIRNVHNSPILTKLPEPIRASEAVAKKSQSKARLTDPVPTMETSIAPRSRPKAGGTQPIGILPIQPALTPRKRPNVAAGGPQPIGVLSAAQPAAAVQSVQQAPAAQATSPLAQTTSSQPMATPQHQQGLFMKQQAAAFFSPHQQVNQPLASGRGLHKVGSLTPPSSPKMGPRGGHRRILSDVTHSTVFGVPVSRSTQLLQAAAAEASLNKSKSASTTPSGSPCSSQQSVNQPGEGGAQTIPIAPSGSWNPFGDDNFSKLTAEELLNKDFTKLVETTTVERASLSTENLIPGLQPVSAAGATGKAFPAAAKADTYVDSLILGLDTASASLPDPLAGEDSLLGCSLLSHTSTPGVQTVCVPPSSCSSASCLDELASVSFGTAQAPADSAYLMSGFQPPEAGEKGTEDEFDPIPVLISKNSNNQELKGVSNGYAVLDEGGSEIELPGEGHRANEGCIHSSDDDEEDDRVKEEQGRRASESDVVHDCSGSRPLLLDSDEEEEQGSELLLTSSQPSLSHPQLATSSHQPTPSLCAPSLNHSHQMPQQARVVEVVPDVFFKSPFRLEQEAGDVFANAPFQRPPVVAQQHPDVFLQAPFVKPKTQHPHPAVVHPVAPEPALLSQVATQPFRPQALAKYSRHFEGPLPHQPVTAQRVVSNVSRQAAVGPLHSWTSEVNSVDPFVSAPFHIKAPQEKP; encoded by the exons ATGAAGAAGTTCTTCGATTCACGCCGGGAACTTGCGAGTTCCGGGCCTGGTTCTGGAGCAGGTGGAGGTGGCATTGGGTCGAGCAGCAGCGGTGGCAGTTTTATTGGACGGGTTTTCACCATTGGGCGGTATCAAGTGACCGTTGATGAAACTGTTGCTGAAG gAGGCTTTGCCATTGTGTTCCTGGTGCGGACCAACCAGGGGGTGCGCTGTGCTCTGAAGAGGATGTACGTCAACAACGAGCACGACCTGCAGGTCTGCGAGCTGGAGATCCAGATCATG AGGGACCTCGTGGGCCACAGGAACATTGTGGGTTTCCTGGACTCCAGTATAACTGCAGTGGGAGCAGGAGATGTCTGGGAGGTCCTCATCCTCATGGACTTCTGTCGTG GTGGTCAGGTGGTGAACCTGATGAACCAGCGTCTGCAGACAGGCTTCACAGAGCCAGAGGTGCTGCAGATCTTCTGTGACACCTGCGAGGCCGTGGCCCGACTCCACCAGTGCAAGACGCCAATCATCCATCGAGACCTCAAG GTGGAGAATATCCTGCTCCATGACCGGGGACACTATGTGTTGTGTGACTTTGGCAGTGCCACCAACCGCTTCCAGAACCCTCAGACAGAGGGTGTTCCACTGGTGGAGGAGGAAATCAAGAA GTACACTACTCTGTCATACCGAGCCCCAGAGATGATCAACCTCTATAATGGCACGGTCATCACTACAAAGGCAGACATCTGG GCTATGGGATGCCTGCTGTATAAGCTGTGCTACTTCACCCTGCCGTTTGGGGAGAGCCAGGTGGCCATCTGTGATGGCAGCTTCACTATTCCAGACAACTCCCGCTACTCCCCGGACATGCACTGCCTTATCA GATACATGCTGGAGCCTGACCCTGAGAAGAGACCAGATATCTACCAAGTGTCCCACTTCTCCTTCAGGCTGGCCGGGATAGAATGCCCCATCCGGAACGTACAT AACTCCCCTATTCTTACAAAACTCCCCGAACCAATCAGAGCCAGCGAAGCTGTGGCCAAAAAAAGTCAATCCAAAGCCAG GCTCACAGACCCTGTCCCCACAATGGAGACCTCCATCGCACCCCGTTCACGCCCCAAAGCTGGCGGGACCCAGCCCATAGGCATCCTGCCCATCCAGCCAGCCCTCACCCCACGCAAGAGACCCAACGTGGCTGCAGGAGGGCCCCAGCCCATAG GTGTTTTATCCGCCGCCCAGCCTGCTGCTGCTGTCCAATCAGTTCAGCAGGCACCTGCTGCACAGGCCACATCCCCACTGGCTCAGACCACCTCTTCGCAACCCATGGCCACGCCCCAGCACCAGCAGGGTCTCTTCATGAAGCAGCAGGCAGCAGCCTTTTTCAGCCCACATCAGCAAGTCAACCAG CCTCTGGCATCTGGCCGTGGGCTCCACAAGGTTGGCTCCCTGACGCCCCCCTCCTCCCCAAAGATGGGCCCCCGGGGTGGCCACAGGCGCATACTGAGCGATGTCACCCACAGTACTGTGTTTGGGGTCCCAGTCAGCAGGTCCACCCAGCTACTGCAGGCGGCTGCAGCCGAGGCCAGCCTCAACAAGTCCAA GTCAGCCAGCACCACCCCCTCTGGCTCCCCCTGCTCCTCCCAGCAGAGTGTGAACCAGCCAGGTGAGGGCGGTGCCCAGACCATTCCCATTGCACCGTCTGGCAGCTGGAACCCGTTTGGTGACGACAACTTCTCCAAGCTCACTGCTGAGGAGCTACTCAACAAGGATTTTACCAAGCTGGTCGAGA CTACAACAGTGGAGAGGGCCAGCCTCTCCACAGAGAACCTCATTCCAGGTCTGCAGCCTGTCTCTGCTGCTGGTGCTACAGGCAAGGCTTTCCCAG CTGCAGCTAAGGCTGATACGTATGTGGACTCTCTGATCCTGGGTCTGGACACAGCCTCAGCCAGCCTGCCAG ACCCTCTAGCTGGGGAGGACTCTCTGCTGGGCTGCTCTCTGCTGTCTCACACCTCCACCCCTGGGGTTCAAACTGTCTGTGTACCTCCATCCTCCTGCTCCTCTGCCTCCTGTCTGGATGAGCTGGCTTCTGTCTCATTTGGCACTGCCCAAGCACCTGCTG ACTCTGCTTACCTCATGTCGGGCTTCCAGCCACCCGAGGCTGGGGAGAAGGGCACTGAGGACGAGTTTGACCCCATCCCTGTGCTCATCTCCAAAAACTCCAACAACCAAG AGCTGAAAGGGGTGAGTAATGGTTACGCTGTGCTGGACGAGGGGGGTTCTGAAATTGAGCTGCCTGGAGAAGGTCACAGAGCAAACGAAGGCTGTATCCACTCCAGCGATGATGACGAGGAAGAcgacagagtgaaggaggagcAGGGCAGGAGGGCCAGTGAGAGTGACGTGGTTCATGACTGCAGTGGCTCCAGACCTTTGCTGCTGgattcagatgaagaggaggagcaggggtcTGAATTACTCCTCACATCCTCCCAGCCATCCCTATCACACCCACAACTCGCCACTTCCTCCCACCAACCTACCCCATCCCTCTGTGCCCCATCCCTGAATCATTCCCACCAGATGCCACAGCAAGCCAGGGTGGTTGAGGTTGTCCCTGATGTCTTCTTCAAATCCCCCTTCAGGCTTGAACAAGAGGCAGGCGACGTGTTCGCAAATGCCCCCTTCCAACGTCCCCCTGTTGTGGCTCAACAGCATCCAGACGTCTTCCTGCAGGCCCCCTTTGTGAAGCCCAAGACCCAGCACCCTCACCCAGCTGTGGTTCACCCTGTGgcccctgaaccagccctcttGAGCCAGGTGGCCACACAGCCTTTCCGCCCACAGGCCCTGGCCAAGTACTCCCGACACTTTGAGGGCCCCTTGCCTCACCAACCTGTGACAGCTCAGAGAGTGGTGTCCAATGTGAGCAGGCAAGCTGCTGTGGGCCCCTTACACTCCTGGACTTCAGAGGTGAACTCAGTAGACCCCTTTGTCTCTGCGCCCTTTCACATCAAGGCCCCACAAGAAAAGCCCTGA
- the LOC139410901 gene encoding AP2-associated protein kinase 1-like isoform X1 → MKKFFDSRRELASSGPGSGAGGGGIGSSSSGGSFIGRVFTIGRYQVTVDETVAEGGFAIVFLVRTNQGVRCALKRMYVNNEHDLQVCELEIQIMRDLVGHRNIVGFLDSSITAVGAGDVWEVLILMDFCRGGQVVNLMNQRLQTGFTEPEVLQIFCDTCEAVARLHQCKTPIIHRDLKVENILLHDRGHYVLCDFGSATNRFQNPQTEGVPLVEEEIKKYTTLSYRAPEMINLYNGTVITTKADIWAMGCLLYKLCYFTLPFGESQVAICDGSFTIPDNSRYSPDMHCLIRYMLEPDPEKRPDIYQVSHFSFRLAGIECPIRNVHNSPILTKLPEPIRASEAVAKKSQSKARLTDPVPTMETSIAPRSRPKAGGTQPIGILPIQPALTPRKRPNVAAGGPQPIGVLSAAQPAAAVQSVQQAPAAQATSPLAQTTSSQPMATPQHQQGLFMKQQAAAFFSPHQQVNQHQLVQTLYKRQQPPMPAPQSSVAVQPKASPVAPLQPPAGPVPPSPQTAAQPAATGPAAPDSDSDSEPTPLASGRGLHKVGSLTPPSSPKMGPRGGHRRILSDVTHSTVFGVPVSRSTQLLQAAAAEASLNKSKSASTTPSGSPCSSQQSVNQPGEGGAQTIPIAPSGSWNPFGDDNFSKLTAEELLNKDFTKLVETTTVERASLSTENLIPGLQPVSAAGATGKAFPAERSADILSLDAGSEMLSGPDPFNTHPLSDTPDKLIEGLKSPETCLLLPDLLPLADPFSSCGEGNSNAAAKADTYVDSLILGLDTASASLPDPLAGEDSLLGCSLLSHTSTPGVQTVCVPPSSCSSASCLDELASVSFGTAQAPADSAYLMSGFQPPEAGEKGTEDEFDPIPVLISKNSNNQELKGVSNGYAVLDEGGSEIELPGEGHRANEGCIHSSDDDEEDDRVKEEQGRRASESDVVHDCSGSRPLLLDSDEEEEQGSELLLTSSQPSLSHPQLATSSHQPTPSLCAPSLNHSHQMPQQARVVEVVPDVFFKSPFRLEQEAGDVFANAPFQRPPVVAQQHPDVFLQAPFVKPKTQHPHPAVVHPVAPEPALLSQVATQPFRPQALAKYSRHFEGPLPHQPVTAQRVVSNVSRQAAVGPLHSWTSEVNSVDPFVSAPFHIKAPQEKP, encoded by the exons ATGAAGAAGTTCTTCGATTCACGCCGGGAACTTGCGAGTTCCGGGCCTGGTTCTGGAGCAGGTGGAGGTGGCATTGGGTCGAGCAGCAGCGGTGGCAGTTTTATTGGACGGGTTTTCACCATTGGGCGGTATCAAGTGACCGTTGATGAAACTGTTGCTGAAG gAGGCTTTGCCATTGTGTTCCTGGTGCGGACCAACCAGGGGGTGCGCTGTGCTCTGAAGAGGATGTACGTCAACAACGAGCACGACCTGCAGGTCTGCGAGCTGGAGATCCAGATCATG AGGGACCTCGTGGGCCACAGGAACATTGTGGGTTTCCTGGACTCCAGTATAACTGCAGTGGGAGCAGGAGATGTCTGGGAGGTCCTCATCCTCATGGACTTCTGTCGTG GTGGTCAGGTGGTGAACCTGATGAACCAGCGTCTGCAGACAGGCTTCACAGAGCCAGAGGTGCTGCAGATCTTCTGTGACACCTGCGAGGCCGTGGCCCGACTCCACCAGTGCAAGACGCCAATCATCCATCGAGACCTCAAG GTGGAGAATATCCTGCTCCATGACCGGGGACACTATGTGTTGTGTGACTTTGGCAGTGCCACCAACCGCTTCCAGAACCCTCAGACAGAGGGTGTTCCACTGGTGGAGGAGGAAATCAAGAA GTACACTACTCTGTCATACCGAGCCCCAGAGATGATCAACCTCTATAATGGCACGGTCATCACTACAAAGGCAGACATCTGG GCTATGGGATGCCTGCTGTATAAGCTGTGCTACTTCACCCTGCCGTTTGGGGAGAGCCAGGTGGCCATCTGTGATGGCAGCTTCACTATTCCAGACAACTCCCGCTACTCCCCGGACATGCACTGCCTTATCA GATACATGCTGGAGCCTGACCCTGAGAAGAGACCAGATATCTACCAAGTGTCCCACTTCTCCTTCAGGCTGGCCGGGATAGAATGCCCCATCCGGAACGTACAT AACTCCCCTATTCTTACAAAACTCCCCGAACCAATCAGAGCCAGCGAAGCTGTGGCCAAAAAAAGTCAATCCAAAGCCAG GCTCACAGACCCTGTCCCCACAATGGAGACCTCCATCGCACCCCGTTCACGCCCCAAAGCTGGCGGGACCCAGCCCATAGGCATCCTGCCCATCCAGCCAGCCCTCACCCCACGCAAGAGACCCAACGTGGCTGCAGGAGGGCCCCAGCCCATAG GTGTTTTATCCGCCGCCCAGCCTGCTGCTGCTGTCCAATCAGTTCAGCAGGCACCTGCTGCACAGGCCACATCCCCACTGGCTCAGACCACCTCTTCGCAACCCATGGCCACGCCCCAGCACCAGCAGGGTCTCTTCATGAAGCAGCAGGCAGCAGCCTTTTTCAGCCCACATCAGCAAGTCAACCAG CATCAGCTGGTGCAGACCCTCTACAAACGGCAGCAGCCTCCCATGCCAGCCCCCCAGAGCTCTGTGGCTGTGCAGCCCAAAGCTAGTCCTGTTGCTCCTCTGCAGCCACCAGCCGGCCCtgtgcccccctccccccaaacagCAGCTCAGCCTGCAGCCACAGGACCTGCTGCACCTGATTCTGactctgactctgagcccacg CCTCTGGCATCTGGCCGTGGGCTCCACAAGGTTGGCTCCCTGACGCCCCCCTCCTCCCCAAAGATGGGCCCCCGGGGTGGCCACAGGCGCATACTGAGCGATGTCACCCACAGTACTGTGTTTGGGGTCCCAGTCAGCAGGTCCACCCAGCTACTGCAGGCGGCTGCAGCCGAGGCCAGCCTCAACAAGTCCAA GTCAGCCAGCACCACCCCCTCTGGCTCCCCCTGCTCCTCCCAGCAGAGTGTGAACCAGCCAGGTGAGGGCGGTGCCCAGACCATTCCCATTGCACCGTCTGGCAGCTGGAACCCGTTTGGTGACGACAACTTCTCCAAGCTCACTGCTGAGGAGCTACTCAACAAGGATTTTACCAAGCTGGTCGAGA CTACAACAGTGGAGAGGGCCAGCCTCTCCACAGAGAACCTCATTCCAGGTCTGCAGCCTGTCTCTGCTGCTGGTGCTACAGGCAAGGCTTTCCCAG CTGAGAGATCTGCTGACATCCTGAGTTTGGATGCAGGCTCAGAGATGTTGAGTGGCCCGGACCCCTTTAACACACACCCCCTCTCTGACACCCCAG ATAAGCTGATTGAGGGACTGAAGTCCCCTGAGACTTGTCTGCTGCTCCCTGACCTTTTGCCCCTGGCTGACCCCTTCAGCAGCTGTGGAGAGGGCAACAGCAATG CTGCAGCTAAGGCTGATACGTATGTGGACTCTCTGATCCTGGGTCTGGACACAGCCTCAGCCAGCCTGCCAG ACCCTCTAGCTGGGGAGGACTCTCTGCTGGGCTGCTCTCTGCTGTCTCACACCTCCACCCCTGGGGTTCAAACTGTCTGTGTACCTCCATCCTCCTGCTCCTCTGCCTCCTGTCTGGATGAGCTGGCTTCTGTCTCATTTGGCACTGCCCAAGCACCTGCTG ACTCTGCTTACCTCATGTCGGGCTTCCAGCCACCCGAGGCTGGGGAGAAGGGCACTGAGGACGAGTTTGACCCCATCCCTGTGCTCATCTCCAAAAACTCCAACAACCAAG AGCTGAAAGGGGTGAGTAATGGTTACGCTGTGCTGGACGAGGGGGGTTCTGAAATTGAGCTGCCTGGAGAAGGTCACAGAGCAAACGAAGGCTGTATCCACTCCAGCGATGATGACGAGGAAGAcgacagagtgaaggaggagcAGGGCAGGAGGGCCAGTGAGAGTGACGTGGTTCATGACTGCAGTGGCTCCAGACCTTTGCTGCTGgattcagatgaagaggaggagcaggggtcTGAATTACTCCTCACATCCTCCCAGCCATCCCTATCACACCCACAACTCGCCACTTCCTCCCACCAACCTACCCCATCCCTCTGTGCCCCATCCCTGAATCATTCCCACCAGATGCCACAGCAAGCCAGGGTGGTTGAGGTTGTCCCTGATGTCTTCTTCAAATCCCCCTTCAGGCTTGAACAAGAGGCAGGCGACGTGTTCGCAAATGCCCCCTTCCAACGTCCCCCTGTTGTGGCTCAACAGCATCCAGACGTCTTCCTGCAGGCCCCCTTTGTGAAGCCCAAGACCCAGCACCCTCACCCAGCTGTGGTTCACCCTGTGgcccctgaaccagccctcttGAGCCAGGTGGCCACACAGCCTTTCCGCCCACAGGCCCTGGCCAAGTACTCCCGACACTTTGAGGGCCCCTTGCCTCACCAACCTGTGACAGCTCAGAGAGTGGTGTCCAATGTGAGCAGGCAAGCTGCTGTGGGCCCCTTACACTCCTGGACTTCAGAGGTGAACTCAGTAGACCCCTTTGTCTCTGCGCCCTTTCACATCAAGGCCCCACAAGAAAAGCCCTGA